From a region of the Falco peregrinus isolate bFalPer1 chromosome 5, bFalPer1.pri, whole genome shotgun sequence genome:
- the BAP1 gene encoding ubiquitin carboxyl-terminal hydrolase BAP1 isoform X1, with protein MNKGWLELESDPGLFTLLVEDFGVKGVQVEEIYDLQSKCQGPVYGFIFLFKWIEERRSRRKVSTLVDETSVIDDDIVNNMFFAHQLIPNSCATHALLSVLLNCNNVDLGPTLSRMKDFTKGFSPESKGYAIGNAPELAKAHNSHARPEPRHLPEKQNGISAVRTMEAFHFVSYVPIKGRLFELDGLKVYPIDHGPWADDEEWTDKARRVIMERIGLATAGEPYHDIRFNLMAVVPDRRMKYESKLHILKMNRQTVLEALQQLIRVTQPELIQTQKSQESQPPEEAKPASIKTVTPESTHPDGTDEPTSQGHPVATQSPPNKSKAAAKTSASSINGAPPGNPNPIVQRLPAFLDNHNYAKSPMQEEEDLAAGVGRSRVPVRQHQQYSDDEDDYDDDDDDEVRNTSSAIRYKRKGQVKQEHVAGAADGQLSVLQPNTINVLAEKLKESQKDLSIPLSIKTSSGGTAVAVVTHSQPSPTPSNESTDTASEIGSAFNSPLRSPIRSANPTRPSSPVTSHISKVLFGEEDGLLRVDCMRYNRAVRDLGPVISTGLLHLTEDGVFCPLAVADGGKSSPPSIKPGEEAPVAIKPDEKEGSEASDSKEKVGLGRTSDHPGGEKYSPKELLALLKCVEAEIANYEACLKEEVEKRKKFKIDDQRRTHNYDEFICTFISMLAQEGMLASLVEQNISVRRRQGVSIGRLHKQRKPDRRKRSRPYKAKRQ; from the exons ATGAATAAGGGCTGGCTAGAGCTGGAGAGCGACCCCG GTCTCTTCACACTCCTGGTTGAAGATTTTG GGGTCAAGGGAGTGCAGGTTGAAGAGATTTATGACCTGCAGAGCAAATGCCAAGG ccctgtgtATGGGTTCATCTTCCTGTTCAAGTGGATTGAGGAGCGCAGATCACGCCGAAAGGTCTCTACCCTGGTGGATGAGACGTCGGTCATTGATGATGACATCGTTAATAACATGTTCTTTGCTCACCAG CTGATCCCCAATTCCTGTGCCACCCACGCCCTGCTGAGTGTCCTCCTGAACTGCAACAATGTCGACCTGGGCCCCACGCTGAGCCGCATGAAGGATTTCACCAAAGGATTTAGCCCTGAG agcaaaggCTATGCCATCGGCAATGCCCCAGAGCTGGCCAAGGCCCATAACAGCCATGCCAG GCCGGAGCCACGCCACTTGCCAGAAAAGCAGAACGGTATCAGTGCTGTGCGAACCATGGaggcttttcattttgtcaGTTATGTCCCTATCAAGGGACGGCTGTTTGAGCTGGATGGGCTGAAGGTCTATCCCATTGACCATG GGCCGTGGGCTGACGATGAGGAATGGACGGACAAAGCCAGGAGAGTGATCATGGAGCGCATCGGCCTGGCCACTGCAGG ggagccGTACCACGACATCCGCTTCAACCTGATGGCGGTGGTGCCTGATCGGAGAATGAAGTATGAGTCTAAACTGCACATCCTGAAGATGAACCGCCAGACTGTGCTGGAGGCCTTGCAGCAG CTTATCCGAGTAACTCAGCCTGAGCTGATCCAGACCCAGAAGTCTCAGGAGTCTCAGCCTCCTGAAGAGGCAAAGCCAGCCAGCATAAAGACTGTGACTCCGGAGAGCACCCACCCAG ACGGCACTGACGAGCCCACCAGCCAGGGCCACCCTGTGGCCACGCAGAGCCCACCCAACAaatccaaagcagcagcaaagacgTCAGCGAGCAGTATCAATGGAGCACCTCCAGGAAACCCCAACCCCATCGTGCAGAGGTTGCCAGCCTTCCTGGATAATCACAACTATGCCAAGTCCCCCATGCAG GAAGAAGAAGACCTTGCAGCAGGAGTGGGTCGCAGCCGGGTCCCAGTCCGACAGCACCAGCAGTACTCAGATGATGAGGATGACTATGATGACGATGACGATGATGAAGTTCGTAACACCAGCTCGGCCATCAG GTACAAAAGGAAAGGGCAGGTAAAGCAAGAGCATGTGGCGGGGGCTGCGGATGGCCAGCTCTCCGTCCTCCAGCCCAATACCATCAATGTCCTGGCTGAGAAACTGAAGGAATCTCAAAAGGATCTTTCCATTCCCCTGTCCATCAAGACGAGCAGCGGGGGCACTGCCGTGGCGGTGGTCACCCActcccagccctctcccacccccagcaACGAGAGCACGGACACGGCCTCGGAGATCGGCAGCGCCTTCAACTCCCCGCTGCGCTCTCCCATCCGCTCGGCCAACCCCACCCGCCCCTCCAGCCCCGTCACCTCCCACATCTCCAAGGTGCTCTTTGGCGAGGAGGACGGCCTGCTGCGTGTTGACTGCATGCGCTACAACCGGGCTGTCAGGGACTTGGGGCCCGTTATCAGCACCGGGCTGCTACACCTCACGGAGGACGGTGTGTTCTGCCCGCTGGCTGTTGCAG ATGGGGGTAAAAGCTCCCCGCCTTCCATCAAACCCGGTGAAGAGGCCCCAGTCGCAATCAAACCGGACGAGAAGGAGGGCAGTGAGGCCAGTGACAGCAAAGAGAAGGTGGGACTTGGCAGGACCAGTGATCACCCTGGGGGGGAAAAGTATTCTCCCAAG gagctgctggcactgctcaAGTGTGTGGAGGCAGAGATTGCAAACTATGAGGCGTGCCTGAAGGAAGAggtggagaagaggaagaaattcaaG ATCGATGACCAGAGGAGAACCCACAACTACGATGAGTTCATATGTACCTTCATCTCCATGCTGGCCCAGGAAG GCATGCTGGCCAGCCTCGTGGAGCAGAACATCTCGGTCCGCAGGCGGCAGGGGGTCAGCATCGGCCGGCTGCACAAGCAGAGGAAGCCAGATCGCCGGAAACGCTCCCGCCCGTATAAAGCCAAGCGTCAGTAG
- the BAP1 gene encoding ubiquitin carboxyl-terminal hydrolase BAP1 isoform X2 yields MNKGWLELESDPGLFTLLVEDFGVKGVQVEEIYDLQSKCQGPVYGFIFLFKWIEERRSRRKVSTLVDETSVIDDDIVNNMFFAHQLIPNSCATHALLSVLLNCNNVDLGPTLSRMKDFTKGFSPESKGYAIGNAPELAKAHNSHARPEPRHLPEKQNGISAVRTMEAFHFVSYVPIKGRLFELDGLKVYPIDHGPWADDEEWTDKARRVIMERIGLATAGEPYHDIRFNLMAVVPDRRMKYESKLHILKMNRQTVLEALQQLIRVTQPELIQTQKSQESQPPEEAKPASIKTVTPESTHPDGTDEPTSQGHPVATQSPPNKSKAAAKTSASSINGAPPGNPNPIVQRLPAFLDNHNYAKSPMQEEEDLAAGVGRSRVPVRQHQQYSDDEDDYDDDDDDEVRNTSSAIRYKRKGQVKQEHVAGAADGQLSVLQPNTINVLAEKLKESQKDLSIPLSIKTSSGGTAVAVVTHSQPSPTPSNESTDTASEIGSAFNSPLRSPIRSANPTRPSSPVTSHISKVLFGEEDGLLRVDCMRYNRAVRDLGPVISTGLLHLTEDGVFCPLAVADGGKSSPPSIKPGEEAPVAIKPDEKEGSEASDSKEKELLALLKCVEAEIANYEACLKEEVEKRKKFKIDDQRRTHNYDEFICTFISMLAQEGMLASLVEQNISVRRRQGVSIGRLHKQRKPDRRKRSRPYKAKRQ; encoded by the exons ATGAATAAGGGCTGGCTAGAGCTGGAGAGCGACCCCG GTCTCTTCACACTCCTGGTTGAAGATTTTG GGGTCAAGGGAGTGCAGGTTGAAGAGATTTATGACCTGCAGAGCAAATGCCAAGG ccctgtgtATGGGTTCATCTTCCTGTTCAAGTGGATTGAGGAGCGCAGATCACGCCGAAAGGTCTCTACCCTGGTGGATGAGACGTCGGTCATTGATGATGACATCGTTAATAACATGTTCTTTGCTCACCAG CTGATCCCCAATTCCTGTGCCACCCACGCCCTGCTGAGTGTCCTCCTGAACTGCAACAATGTCGACCTGGGCCCCACGCTGAGCCGCATGAAGGATTTCACCAAAGGATTTAGCCCTGAG agcaaaggCTATGCCATCGGCAATGCCCCAGAGCTGGCCAAGGCCCATAACAGCCATGCCAG GCCGGAGCCACGCCACTTGCCAGAAAAGCAGAACGGTATCAGTGCTGTGCGAACCATGGaggcttttcattttgtcaGTTATGTCCCTATCAAGGGACGGCTGTTTGAGCTGGATGGGCTGAAGGTCTATCCCATTGACCATG GGCCGTGGGCTGACGATGAGGAATGGACGGACAAAGCCAGGAGAGTGATCATGGAGCGCATCGGCCTGGCCACTGCAGG ggagccGTACCACGACATCCGCTTCAACCTGATGGCGGTGGTGCCTGATCGGAGAATGAAGTATGAGTCTAAACTGCACATCCTGAAGATGAACCGCCAGACTGTGCTGGAGGCCTTGCAGCAG CTTATCCGAGTAACTCAGCCTGAGCTGATCCAGACCCAGAAGTCTCAGGAGTCTCAGCCTCCTGAAGAGGCAAAGCCAGCCAGCATAAAGACTGTGACTCCGGAGAGCACCCACCCAG ACGGCACTGACGAGCCCACCAGCCAGGGCCACCCTGTGGCCACGCAGAGCCCACCCAACAaatccaaagcagcagcaaagacgTCAGCGAGCAGTATCAATGGAGCACCTCCAGGAAACCCCAACCCCATCGTGCAGAGGTTGCCAGCCTTCCTGGATAATCACAACTATGCCAAGTCCCCCATGCAG GAAGAAGAAGACCTTGCAGCAGGAGTGGGTCGCAGCCGGGTCCCAGTCCGACAGCACCAGCAGTACTCAGATGATGAGGATGACTATGATGACGATGACGATGATGAAGTTCGTAACACCAGCTCGGCCATCAG GTACAAAAGGAAAGGGCAGGTAAAGCAAGAGCATGTGGCGGGGGCTGCGGATGGCCAGCTCTCCGTCCTCCAGCCCAATACCATCAATGTCCTGGCTGAGAAACTGAAGGAATCTCAAAAGGATCTTTCCATTCCCCTGTCCATCAAGACGAGCAGCGGGGGCACTGCCGTGGCGGTGGTCACCCActcccagccctctcccacccccagcaACGAGAGCACGGACACGGCCTCGGAGATCGGCAGCGCCTTCAACTCCCCGCTGCGCTCTCCCATCCGCTCGGCCAACCCCACCCGCCCCTCCAGCCCCGTCACCTCCCACATCTCCAAGGTGCTCTTTGGCGAGGAGGACGGCCTGCTGCGTGTTGACTGCATGCGCTACAACCGGGCTGTCAGGGACTTGGGGCCCGTTATCAGCACCGGGCTGCTACACCTCACGGAGGACGGTGTGTTCTGCCCGCTGGCTGTTGCAG ATGGGGGTAAAAGCTCCCCGCCTTCCATCAAACCCGGTGAAGAGGCCCCAGTCGCAATCAAACCGGACGAGAAGGAGGGCAGTGAGGCCAGTGACAGCAAAGAGAAG gagctgctggcactgctcaAGTGTGTGGAGGCAGAGATTGCAAACTATGAGGCGTGCCTGAAGGAAGAggtggagaagaggaagaaattcaaG ATCGATGACCAGAGGAGAACCCACAACTACGATGAGTTCATATGTACCTTCATCTCCATGCTGGCCCAGGAAG GCATGCTGGCCAGCCTCGTGGAGCAGAACATCTCGGTCCGCAGGCGGCAGGGGGTCAGCATCGGCCGGCTGCACAAGCAGAGGAAGCCAGATCGCCGGAAACGCTCCCGCCCGTATAAAGCCAAGCGTCAGTAG